The proteins below come from a single Caulobacter segnis ATCC 21756 genomic window:
- a CDS encoding GNAT family N-acetyltransferase encodes MLNLTADILQGRHVRLEPVTVDHRDELKAAVDCDPESWEIMSVNGCGEGFDDFWGALQGETDRGERIGFAIRRLSDGKVVGTSSYLNIRRVHCGLEIGSTFLNPEARSGPINPESKRLLLAHAFDCGAIRVELVTDVRNARSQAAIQKLGATKEGVLRNHKITWTGHVRDTAVFSITDYDWPGVRQRLDFRLSEAFV; translated from the coding sequence ATGCTGAACCTGACCGCCGACATCCTGCAGGGCCGCCACGTCCGGCTCGAACCCGTCACCGTCGATCACCGCGACGAGCTGAAGGCCGCCGTCGACTGCGATCCCGAAAGCTGGGAGATCATGTCGGTCAACGGCTGCGGCGAGGGTTTCGACGACTTCTGGGGCGCGCTGCAGGGCGAGACGGACCGGGGCGAGCGCATCGGCTTCGCCATTCGCCGCCTGTCGGACGGCAAGGTGGTCGGCACCTCCAGCTACCTGAACATCCGCCGCGTCCACTGCGGGCTGGAGATCGGCTCGACCTTCCTCAACCCCGAGGCGCGGTCCGGCCCGATCAATCCGGAAAGCAAGCGCCTGTTGCTGGCGCACGCCTTCGACTGCGGTGCGATCCGCGTCGAGCTGGTCACCGACGTGCGCAACGCGCGCAGCCAGGCGGCCATCCAGAAACTGGGCGCGACCAAGGAAGGCGTGCTGCGTAATCACAAGATCACCTGGACCGGCCATGTGCGCGACACGGCGGTGTTCTCGATCACCGATTATGACTGGCCGGGCGTGCGTCAGCGCCTGGACTTCAGGTTGTCCGAGGCATTCGTCTAA
- a CDS encoding methylated-DNA--[protein]-cysteine S-methyltransferase, which yields MTHPVRLFLDRAPSPIGEILIVTDETGLLRAVDFHDFEPRLRRLLGLHYGALPLEDGAAPAETKAAFARYFAGDISALTDLPWDTGGTPFQRAVWRALAAIPPGETVTYSELARRVERPAAIRAVGAANGANPLSLVAPCHRVIGMSGALTGYAGGVERKRWLLAHEGVVQAKPMPLAT from the coding sequence ATGACCCACCCTGTCCGCCTCTTCCTCGACCGCGCGCCCTCGCCGATCGGCGAGATCCTGATTGTCACCGACGAGACCGGCCTGTTGCGCGCCGTCGATTTCCACGATTTCGAGCCGCGTCTACGACGCCTGCTGGGCCTGCACTACGGCGCCTTGCCGCTGGAGGACGGCGCCGCGCCCGCCGAGACCAAGGCCGCTTTCGCGCGCTACTTCGCCGGCGACATCTCCGCCCTGACAGACCTGCCCTGGGACACCGGCGGCACGCCGTTCCAGCGCGCGGTCTGGCGCGCCCTGGCCGCGATCCCGCCGGGCGAAACGGTCACCTATTCAGAGCTCGCGCGCCGCGTGGAGCGTCCCGCCGCGATCCGCGCCGTCGGAGCGGCCAACGGCGCCAATCCGTTGAGCCTCGTCGCGCCCTGCCACCGGGTGATCGGGATGAGCGGCGCGCTCACCGGCTACGCCGGCGGCGTCGAGCGCAAGCGCTGGCTGCTGGCCCACGAGGGCGTTGTTCAGGCGAAGCCCATGCCCCTGGCCACGTAG
- the groES gene encoding co-chaperone GroES codes for MKFRPLGDRVLVKRVEEETKTKGGIIIPDTAKEKPQEGEVVAVGPGARNDKGEVVALDVKAGDRILFGKWSGTEVKVDGQDLLIMKESDVLGVVEA; via the coding sequence ATGAAGTTTCGTCCCCTGGGCGACCGCGTCCTCGTGAAGCGCGTCGAAGAAGAAACCAAGACCAAGGGCGGGATCATCATTCCCGACACGGCGAAGGAAAAGCCTCAAGAAGGCGAAGTCGTCGCGGTCGGTCCGGGCGCTCGCAACGACAAGGGCGAAGTCGTCGCCCTGGACGTCAAGGCTGGCGACCGCATCCTGTTCGGCAAGTGGTCGGGCACCGAAGTGAAGGTCGACGGTCAGGACCTCCTGATCATGAAGGAAAGCGACGTCCTGGGCGTGGTCGAGGCTTAA
- a CDS encoding acyl-CoA dehydrogenase family protein, whose product MDFDISPKQRVFLDRVTAFMDEHVYPAIPAYEAEMNVLGAERWKVVQVLEELKKKAKAEGLWNFFMPPHSGQTHVDDTFQFEGEQLTNLEYSLIAEHMGKVGFASEVFNCSAPDTGNMEVLMRYGTLAQKERWLRPLMNGEIRSAFLMTEPAVASSDATNIETRIERDGDDYVINGRKWWSSGVGDPRCKVAIVMGKTDPTASPHSQQSQVLVPLDAPGIEIVRMLPVFGYDDAPHGHAEVILKDVRVPVEEGLLLGEGRGFEIAQGRLGPGRIHHCMRTIGAAEVALEKMIKRLMTRKAFGKYLSDHSVWEQRIAEARIDIEMCRLLCLKAADMMDKAGNKSARLEIAMIKVAAPRIALKVIDDAIQAHGGAGVTTDFGLAKLYAGIRTLRLADGPDEVHCRTIARMEMSKYGDLAYKQKAERDAALHVPGIR is encoded by the coding sequence ATGGACTTCGACATCTCCCCCAAGCAAAGGGTCTTCCTGGATCGCGTCACCGCGTTCATGGACGAGCACGTCTATCCGGCGATCCCGGCCTACGAGGCCGAGATGAACGTCCTGGGCGCGGAGCGCTGGAAGGTCGTCCAAGTGCTGGAAGAGCTGAAGAAGAAGGCCAAGGCCGAGGGGCTGTGGAATTTCTTCATGCCGCCCCACAGCGGCCAGACCCATGTCGACGACACCTTCCAGTTCGAAGGCGAGCAGCTGACGAACCTGGAGTACAGCCTGATCGCCGAGCACATGGGCAAGGTCGGCTTCGCCTCGGAGGTCTTCAACTGCTCGGCGCCCGACACCGGCAACATGGAAGTGCTGATGCGCTACGGCACGCTGGCGCAGAAGGAGCGTTGGCTGCGTCCGCTGATGAACGGCGAGATCCGTTCGGCCTTCCTGATGACCGAGCCGGCGGTGGCCAGCTCGGACGCCACCAACATCGAGACCCGCATCGAGCGCGACGGCGACGACTATGTGATCAACGGCCGCAAGTGGTGGAGCTCGGGCGTCGGCGATCCACGCTGCAAGGTGGCGATCGTGATGGGCAAGACCGATCCGACCGCCTCGCCCCACAGCCAGCAGAGCCAGGTGCTCGTGCCGCTGGACGCGCCAGGGATCGAGATCGTCCGTATGCTGCCGGTGTTCGGCTATGACGACGCTCCGCACGGCCACGCCGAGGTCATCCTCAAGGACGTCCGCGTCCCGGTCGAGGAGGGTCTGCTGCTGGGCGAGGGCCGCGGCTTCGAGATCGCCCAGGGGCGCCTGGGCCCCGGCCGCATCCACCACTGCATGCGCACGATCGGCGCGGCCGAGGTGGCGCTGGAGAAGATGATCAAGCGCCTGATGACCCGAAAGGCGTTCGGCAAGTACCTGTCCGACCACTCGGTCTGGGAGCAGCGCATCGCCGAGGCCCGCATCGACATCGAGATGTGCCGCCTGCTGTGCCTGAAGGCCGCCGACATGATGGACAAGGCCGGCAACAAGTCGGCCCGCCTCGAGATCGCGATGATCAAGGTCGCCGCGCCGCGCATCGCCCTCAAGGTCATCGACGACGCCATCCAGGCCCACGGCGGCGCGGGCGTCACCACCGACTTTGGTCTGGCCAAGCTGTACGCCGGCATCCGCACCCTGCGCCTGGCCGACGGCCCGGACGAGGTCCACTGCCGCACCATCGCCCGCATGGAAATGTCGAAGTACGGCGACCTCGCCTACAAGCAGAAGGCCGAACGCGACGCGGCCCTGCACGTGCCGGGGATTAGGTAG
- a CDS encoding intradiol ring-cleavage dioxygenase has product MPQLFSANRRRVLTLAALAPAVALPVPAHADALVLTPQVTQGPYWFDPKLLRSDITEGRPGVPARVRMTVLDQAGAPIRGARVEIWHCDASGLYSGYEGQGDDLKTGTKGQTFLRGGQLTDQGGVATFRTIWPGWYEGRTPHIHAKVFLDARTALTCQLFVPDALSEYLYENVPAYKRPRKRDTLNSNDGIALQGGEAMVAAVREGKDAYEIALTVAIDPRADWKDKGFGPDRTGGSAGGPPPGPPPGGMGPPGGPPRANALTGEARLKAIIPGL; this is encoded by the coding sequence ATGCCTCAGCTCTTCTCCGCCAATCGCCGTCGCGTCCTGACCCTGGCCGCCCTGGCGCCCGCCGTGGCCCTGCCCGTTCCCGCGCACGCCGACGCCCTGGTCCTGACGCCGCAGGTCACCCAGGGTCCCTACTGGTTCGATCCCAAGCTGCTGCGCTCGGACATCACCGAGGGCCGCCCCGGCGTGCCCGCGCGCGTGCGGATGACGGTCCTCGACCAGGCCGGCGCGCCGATCCGGGGGGCGCGGGTCGAGATCTGGCACTGCGACGCCTCGGGCCTCTACTCGGGCTACGAGGGCCAGGGCGACGATCTGAAGACCGGGACCAAGGGCCAGACCTTCCTGCGCGGCGGCCAGCTGACGGATCAAGGCGGCGTGGCGACGTTCCGCACCATCTGGCCGGGCTGGTACGAAGGCCGCACGCCGCACATCCACGCCAAGGTGTTCCTCGACGCCCGCACCGCCCTGACCTGCCAGCTGTTCGTGCCCGACGCGCTCAGCGAATATCTCTACGAGAACGTCCCGGCCTACAAACGCCCCCGCAAGCGCGACACCCTCAACAGCAACGACGGCATCGCCCTGCAAGGCGGCGAGGCCATGGTCGCGGCGGTCAGGGAGGGCAAGGACGCCTACGAGATCGCGCTGACGGTCGCCATCGACCCCCGCGCCGACTGGAAGGACAAGGGCTTTGGTCCGGACCGCACCGGGGGCTCTGCCGGAGGACCTCCGCCTGGGCCGCCGCCCGGCGGCATGGGACCGCCCGGCGGACCGCCGCGCGCGAACGCCCTGACCGGCGAGGCGCGGCTGAAAGCGATCATCCCGGGCCTCTAG
- a CDS encoding MerR family transcriptional regulator, whose translation MSVYTVKQMAKLSGVSVRALHHYDAIGLLRPRAVGANGYRYYDRQDLLRLQQILFHRTLETPLKDIQAVLDDPRFDLAAALRAQRERLAAEAERYARLVTVVDQTLATLEGDETMDDKMLFEGFDPKKQAQHEAWLVDRYGDEAAQRIADAKAGMKTWGKKDWSHFQEEAKAIEHDLAKALSQGLPVDSEPVTAIMRRHWAWVGRSWNREPTPDAFKGLGHLYQENPEFTARYEAIAPGLTEYLAEAMRVFADKR comes from the coding sequence TTGAGCGTCTACACGGTCAAACAGATGGCCAAGCTGTCTGGCGTTTCGGTGCGCGCGCTGCACCATTACGACGCCATCGGTCTTTTGCGGCCCCGCGCCGTCGGGGCCAACGGCTATCGCTACTACGACCGTCAGGACCTGTTGCGCCTGCAGCAGATCCTCTTCCATCGCACCCTGGAAACTCCGCTGAAGGACATCCAGGCCGTGTTGGACGATCCGCGCTTCGATCTCGCCGCCGCGCTTCGCGCTCAACGCGAACGCCTGGCGGCCGAGGCCGAGCGCTATGCTCGCCTGGTCACCGTCGTCGACCAAACCCTCGCCACCCTCGAAGGAGACGAGACGATGGACGACAAGATGCTTTTCGAAGGCTTCGATCCGAAGAAGCAGGCCCAGCACGAGGCCTGGCTGGTCGACCGCTATGGCGACGAGGCCGCCCAGCGGATCGCCGACGCCAAGGCCGGCATGAAGACCTGGGGCAAGAAGGACTGGTCCCATTTCCAGGAAGAGGCCAAGGCGATCGAGCACGACCTGGCCAAGGCGCTGAGCCAGGGCCTGCCGGTCGACAGCGAGCCGGTGACCGCGATCATGCGCCGGCATTGGGCGTGGGTCGGGCGCTCCTGGAACCGCGAGCCGACGCCGGACGCCTTCAAGGGCCTGGGCCATCTCTATCAGGAGAACCCGGAGTTCACCGCCCGCTACGAGGCGATCGCGCCGGGCCTGACCGAGTACCTGGCCGAGGCGATGCGGGTGTTCGCGGACAAGCGGTGA
- a CDS encoding VOC family protein codes for MIDHMGVTVRDLQASKAFYDAAFAPLGIGVVMSVSAEETGSSAFIGYGPNADRRDIQAGKPSFWVSEGQAVTGPMHVAFLAADRGQVNAFHAAALAAGGIDNGAPGVRPHYHPNYYAAFVLDPDGRNVEAVCHAPA; via the coding sequence ATGATCGACCATATGGGTGTGACGGTCAGGGATCTCCAGGCCTCGAAGGCGTTCTACGACGCGGCTTTCGCGCCGCTGGGGATCGGCGTGGTGATGAGCGTCAGCGCCGAGGAGACCGGCAGCTCGGCCTTCATCGGCTATGGCCCCAACGCCGATCGCCGCGACATCCAGGCGGGCAAGCCGAGCTTCTGGGTCAGCGAGGGCCAGGCCGTGACCGGCCCCATGCACGTGGCCTTCCTGGCCGCCGATCGGGGCCAGGTGAACGCCTTCCACGCCGCGGCTCTGGCGGCGGGCGGGATCGACAACGGCGCGCCGGGCGTTCGGCCTCACTATCATCCCAATTATTACGCCGCTTTCGTTCTTGACCCGGACGGTCGAAACGTCGAGGCCGTCTGCCACGCGCCCGCCTGA
- a CDS encoding DUF4345 family protein, with protein MSSYVLSLFLAVVACVIGGALGGMILARPQTMIGLAGLADEETPKSPLFAEGRAFGGMLIASHGIAALYLGYQPRLGAAMAMVLAIGWLGAAAARALSAAMDGAAGRFNAGSIVFNALIGITLSLPFFNVGRYVARGMGFA; from the coding sequence ATGTCCAGCTACGTCCTGTCCCTGTTTCTGGCGGTGGTGGCCTGCGTCATCGGCGGCGCCCTGGGCGGCATGATCCTGGCGCGGCCGCAGACGATGATCGGCCTCGCCGGGCTGGCCGACGAGGAGACGCCCAAGTCGCCGCTGTTCGCCGAGGGGCGCGCGTTCGGCGGCATGCTGATCGCCTCGCACGGGATCGCGGCGCTGTATCTGGGCTATCAACCCAGGCTGGGCGCGGCCATGGCGATGGTGCTGGCGATCGGCTGGCTGGGCGCGGCGGCGGCGCGGGCGCTGTCGGCGGCGATGGACGGTGCGGCCGGGCGTTTCAACGCCGGATCGATCGTCTTCAACGCCCTGATCGGGATCACGCTGAGCCTGCCGTTCTTCAATGTCGGCCGCTACGTGGCCAGGGGCATGGGCTTCGCCTGA
- the groL gene encoding chaperonin GroEL (60 kDa chaperone family; promotes refolding of misfolded polypeptides especially under stressful conditions; forms two stacked rings of heptamers to form a barrel-shaped 14mer; ends can be capped by GroES; misfolded proteins enter the barrel where they are refolded when GroES binds), which translates to MAAKDVYFSSDARDKMLRGVNILANAVKVTLGPKGRNVVIEKSFGAPRTTKDGVSVAKEIELADKFENLGAQMIREVASKTNDKAGDGTTTATVLAQAIVQEGLKSVAAGMNPMDLKRGIDKAVLVAVEEIKKSSKKVTTNAEIAQVGTISANGDKEVGEMIAKAMDKVGNEGVITVEEAKTAETELDVVEGMQFDRGYLSPYFITNADKMEVQLEEPLILLFEKKLSSLQPLLPVLEAVVQSGRPLLIIAEDVEGEALATLVVNKLRGGLRVAAVKAPGFGDRRKAMLEDIAILTGAQVVSEDLGIKLESVTLDMLGRAKKVSITKDDTTIVDGIGEKEAIEARISQIKRQIEETTSDYDKEKLQERLAKLAGGVAVIRVGGSTEVEVKEKKDRVDDALNATRAAADEGIVPGGGTALLKASKALAGLVGENDDQTAGIAIVRRALQSPIRQIAENAGVEGSIVVGKILESDSASFGFNAQTEQYVDLVTDGVIDPAKVVRTALQNAASVAGLLITTEAAIVEAPKKGGGAPAGGGMPGGMGDMDF; encoded by the coding sequence ATGGCCGCCAAAGACGTCTATTTCTCCTCCGACGCGCGCGACAAGATGCTGCGCGGCGTCAACATCCTCGCCAACGCGGTGAAGGTGACCCTGGGCCCGAAGGGCCGCAACGTCGTCATCGAAAAGTCGTTCGGCGCTCCGCGCACGACCAAGGACGGCGTCTCGGTCGCCAAGGAAATCGAACTGGCTGACAAGTTCGAGAACCTCGGCGCGCAGATGATCCGCGAAGTCGCGAGCAAGACCAACGACAAGGCCGGCGACGGCACCACGACCGCCACGGTCCTGGCCCAAGCCATCGTCCAAGAAGGCCTCAAGTCGGTCGCCGCCGGCATGAACCCGATGGACCTGAAGCGCGGCATCGACAAGGCCGTGCTGGTCGCCGTCGAGGAAATCAAGAAGTCCTCGAAGAAGGTCACCACCAACGCTGAAATCGCTCAGGTCGGCACCATCTCGGCCAACGGCGACAAGGAAGTCGGCGAGATGATCGCCAAGGCGATGGACAAGGTCGGCAACGAAGGCGTCATCACCGTCGAAGAAGCCAAGACCGCCGAGACCGAACTCGACGTCGTCGAAGGCATGCAGTTCGACCGCGGCTACCTGTCGCCGTACTTCATCACCAACGCCGACAAGATGGAAGTTCAGCTGGAAGAGCCGCTGATCCTCCTGTTCGAAAAGAAGCTGTCGTCGCTGCAGCCGCTGCTGCCGGTGCTGGAAGCCGTCGTCCAGTCGGGCCGTCCGCTGCTGATCATCGCTGAAGACGTCGAAGGCGAGGCCCTGGCCACGCTGGTCGTCAACAAGCTGCGTGGCGGCCTGCGCGTCGCCGCCGTCAAGGCTCCGGGCTTCGGCGACCGCCGCAAGGCCATGCTGGAAGACATCGCCATCCTGACCGGCGCCCAAGTCGTCAGCGAAGACCTCGGCATCAAGCTCGAGAGCGTCACGCTCGACATGCTGGGTCGCGCCAAGAAGGTCTCGATCACCAAGGACGACACCACGATCGTGGACGGCATTGGCGAGAAGGAAGCGATCGAGGCCCGCATCAGCCAGATCAAGCGCCAGATCGAAGAGACCACGTCGGACTACGACAAGGAAAAGCTGCAAGAGCGTCTGGCCAAGCTGGCCGGCGGCGTCGCGGTCATCCGCGTCGGCGGCTCGACCGAAGTCGAAGTGAAGGAAAAGAAGGACCGCGTTGACGACGCCCTGAACGCGACCCGCGCGGCCGCCGACGAAGGCATCGTCCCGGGTGGCGGCACGGCTCTGCTGAAGGCCTCCAAGGCCCTGGCTGGCCTGGTCGGCGAAAACGACGACCAAACCGCCGGCATCGCGATCGTCCGTCGCGCCCTGCAATCGCCGATCCGCCAGATCGCCGAGAACGCCGGCGTCGAAGGCTCGATCGTGGTCGGCAAGATCCTGGAAAGCGACAGCGCCTCGTTCGGCTTCAACGCCCAGACCGAGCAATATGTCGACCTGGTGACCGACGGCGTCATCGACCCGGCCAAGGTCGTCCGCACCGCTCTGCAGAACGCCGCTTCGGTGGCCGGCCTGCTGATCACGACGGAAGCCGCGATCGTCGAAGCCCCCAAGAAGGGCGGCGGCGCTCCGGCCGGCGGCGGCATGCCGGGCGGCATGGGCGACATGGACTTCTAA
- a CDS encoding DUF3089 domain-containing protein: protein MNRMRLAAMGLAAMLTMGAAACAQTTPAPTTPNDYAKTDNWLCLPGRQDACASDQTTTIVEADGKTAVEPFKAAAAPAYDCFYVYPTVSTDSGGNSDMIIDPAERRVVDQQLARFGSKCRVFAPMYRQVTLAALRTAMLGGRSPGDGELAYADVRDAWRWYLANENKGRGVVLIGHSQGSRILLSLLKNEIDGQPAQKQMISALVLGMNTPVDAAGNYGSIPLCTKADQAGCLVTYVSFRATSPPPANSRFGKTDPEGRRAGCVNPAALLAGKASSDEAPLHAYLSSKGFGAVEGQAPKPFAKDLKVTTPFVSMPGLLSARCVSDGEFTYLAVKVNADPADPRADEIGGDISVAGVILKDWGLHLIDVNLAMGDLVALVDRQAAAYGAK from the coding sequence ATGAACAGGATGAGGCTGGCCGCCATGGGTCTGGCGGCGATGTTGACGATGGGCGCGGCGGCCTGCGCGCAGACGACGCCCGCCCCCACGACGCCGAACGACTACGCCAAGACCGACAACTGGCTGTGCCTGCCTGGGCGCCAGGACGCCTGCGCCTCGGACCAGACGACGACCATCGTCGAAGCCGACGGCAAGACCGCGGTCGAGCCGTTCAAGGCGGCGGCGGCGCCGGCCTATGACTGCTTCTACGTCTATCCCACCGTCTCGACCGACTCCGGCGGCAACAGCGACATGATCATCGACCCGGCCGAGCGCCGCGTCGTCGACCAGCAGCTGGCGCGCTTTGGGTCCAAGTGCCGGGTGTTCGCGCCGATGTATCGCCAGGTCACGTTGGCCGCGCTGCGCACGGCGATGTTGGGCGGTCGCTCGCCCGGCGACGGCGAGCTGGCCTACGCCGACGTCCGCGACGCCTGGCGCTGGTACCTCGCCAACGAGAACAAAGGCCGGGGCGTGGTCCTGATCGGCCACAGCCAGGGCTCGCGCATCCTGCTGAGCCTGCTGAAGAACGAGATCGACGGCCAGCCGGCCCAGAAGCAGATGATCTCGGCGCTGGTGTTGGGCATGAACACCCCGGTGGATGCGGCGGGCAACTACGGCTCGATCCCGCTGTGCACGAAGGCTGACCAGGCGGGGTGCCTCGTGACCTACGTCTCGTTCCGCGCCACCAGCCCGCCGCCGGCCAACAGTCGCTTTGGCAAGACCGATCCCGAAGGGCGTCGCGCCGGCTGCGTGAACCCCGCCGCCCTGCTGGCCGGCAAGGCCTCTTCCGACGAGGCCCCCCTGCACGCCTATCTCAGCAGCAAGGGCTTCGGCGCCGTCGAGGGACAGGCGCCAAAACCGTTCGCCAAGGACCTCAAGGTGACGACGCCGTTCGTCTCCATGCCCGGCCTGCTGTCGGCGCGCTGCGTCAGCGACGGCGAGTTCACCTACCTGGCGGTCAAGGTCAACGCCGATCCGGCCGACCCGCGCGCCGACGAGATCGGCGGCGATATCTCGGTCGCGGGCGTGATCCTGAAAGATTGGGGCCTTCACCTGATCGACGTGAACCTGGCCATGGGCGACTTGGTCGCGCTGGTCGATCGGCAGGCCGCGGCCTACGGCGCAAAGTAG
- the mutL gene encoding DNA mismatch repair endonuclease MutL, translating into MPIRRLPPETVNRIAAGEVVERPASAIKELVDNAIDAGATRIEVEAHGGGLTRILVADDGCGLSAEELPVAIERHATSKLAPDADGLWDLLRIHTMGFRGEALPSIGSVARLQISSRAKGEKDAFSILVEGGQVGDVAPAAFPGPHGARIEVRDLFYATPARLKFMKSERAEALAITEEIKRQAMANESVGFSLDIDGRRVLRLPPEHPGPQGRLARLAAVLGREFQENALEIDQVRDGVRLSGFAGLPTYNRGNAAHQYLFVNGRPVRDRLLQGALRAAYADFLARDRHPTAALYVTLDTAEVDVNVHPAKAEVRFRDPALVRGLIVGALRHALAGAGHRASTTVAAQALDSIRAQQSPFPGYQPGPSAAGFSAWREGGWAPPTQRPLNMQSMDLPGLNEVSARVEPSYGGELAEVVREAYASVAFEDRPITDHPSAAAPFDPVDYPLGAARAQVHETYIVAQTRDGMVIVDQHAAHERLVYERMKGEMAAGGVARQTLLLPEVVDLDPAEAERVIARAEELANLGLVIESFGPGAVLVRETPALLGKTDAAGLIRDIADDLAENGAALALKERLEEVCSTMACHGSVRAGRRLNGAEMNALLREMEATPHSGQCNHGRPTYVELKLADIEKLFGRR; encoded by the coding sequence ATGCCCATCCGCCGCCTGCCGCCCGAGACCGTCAACCGCATCGCCGCCGGCGAGGTGGTCGAACGGCCCGCGAGCGCGATCAAGGAGCTGGTCGACAACGCCATCGACGCGGGCGCCACGCGGATCGAGGTCGAGGCCCATGGCGGCGGCCTGACCCGCATCCTGGTGGCCGACGACGGCTGCGGTCTCTCGGCCGAGGAACTGCCGGTGGCGATCGAGCGCCACGCGACCTCGAAGCTGGCGCCCGACGCCGACGGCCTCTGGGACCTGCTGCGCATCCACACCATGGGCTTCCGCGGCGAGGCCCTGCCGTCGATCGGCTCGGTGGCGCGGCTGCAGATCAGCTCGCGCGCCAAGGGCGAGAAGGACGCCTTCTCGATCCTGGTCGAGGGCGGCCAGGTCGGCGATGTCGCCCCCGCCGCCTTCCCGGGTCCGCATGGGGCGCGGATCGAAGTCCGCGACCTCTTCTACGCCACCCCCGCGCGCCTGAAGTTCATGAAGTCCGAGCGCGCCGAGGCCCTGGCGATCACCGAGGAGATCAAGCGCCAGGCCATGGCCAACGAGAGCGTCGGCTTCTCGCTGGACATCGACGGCCGCCGCGTGCTGCGCCTGCCGCCCGAGCATCCGGGTCCGCAAGGACGGCTGGCGCGTCTGGCCGCCGTGCTGGGCCGCGAGTTCCAGGAGAACGCCCTGGAGATCGACCAGGTCCGCGACGGCGTGCGTCTGTCGGGCTTCGCCGGCCTGCCGACCTACAATCGCGGCAACGCCGCCCATCAGTACCTGTTCGTCAATGGCCGGCCGGTGCGCGACCGCCTGCTGCAAGGCGCCCTGCGCGCGGCCTATGCCGACTTTTTGGCGCGGGACCGCCACCCGACGGCGGCGCTCTATGTCACGCTCGACACCGCCGAGGTCGACGTCAACGTCCACCCGGCCAAGGCCGAGGTGCGCTTCCGCGATCCGGCCCTGGTGCGCGGCCTGATCGTCGGTGCCCTGCGCCACGCCCTGGCGGGCGCCGGCCATCGCGCCTCGACCACGGTCGCGGCCCAGGCCCTGGACAGCATCCGCGCCCAGCAGAGCCCCTTCCCGGGCTACCAGCCGGGCCCTTCGGCCGCCGGCTTCTCGGCCTGGCGCGAAGGCGGCTGGGCGCCGCCGACGCAGCGGCCCTTAAACATGCAAAGCATGGACTTGCCGGGCCTGAATGAGGTGTCGGCCAGGGTCGAGCCCAGCTATGGCGGCGAGCTGGCCGAGGTGGTGCGCGAGGCCTATGCGTCGGTCGCGTTCGAGGATCGTCCGATCACGGACCACCCTTCGGCCGCCGCGCCTTTCGATCCCGTCGACTATCCCCTGGGGGCGGCTCGGGCCCAGGTGCACGAGACCTATATCGTCGCCCAGACCCGCGACGGCATGGTCATCGTCGACCAGCACGCCGCCCACGAGCGCCTGGTCTATGAGCGGATGAAGGGCGAGATGGCGGCCGGCGGCGTGGCCCGCCAGACCTTGCTGCTGCCCGAGGTGGTCGATCTTGATCCCGCCGAAGCCGAGCGCGTGATAGCCCGCGCCGAGGAGCTGGCGAACCTTGGCCTGGTCATCGAGAGCTTCGGCCCCGGCGCGGTTCTGGTGCGCGAGACGCCGGCCTTGCTGGGCAAGACCGACGCCGCGGGCCTGATCCGCGACATCGCCGACGACCTGGCCGAGAATGGCGCGGCCCTGGCGCTCAAGGAGCGGCTGGAAGAGGTGTGCTCGACCATGGCCTGCCATGGCAGCGTTCGCGCCGGCCGCCGCCTGAACGGGGCCGAGATGAACGCCCTGCTGCGCGAGATGGAAGCCACCCCCCACTCGGGCCAGTGCAACCACGGCCGCCCCACCTATGTCGAACTGAAGCTGGCCGACATCGAGAAGCTGTTCGGGCGGCGGTGA
- a CDS encoding DUF1328 domain-containing protein, which translates to MLKWAIILAIVAIVAGALGFTGVAGAAAGVAKILFFLFLIGFVILLLLGTTVFKAVSGPK; encoded by the coding sequence ATGCTCAAATGGGCCATCATTCTCGCCATCGTCGCGATCGTCGCCGGCGCCTTGGGCTTCACCGGCGTCGCCGGCGCGGCGGCGGGCGTCGCCAAGATCCTGTTCTTCCTGTTCCTGATCGGCTTCGTGATCCTGCTGCTGCTCGGGACCACGGTGTTCAAGGCTGTGTCGGGACCGAAGTAA